A window of the Candidatus Eisenbacteria bacterium genome harbors these coding sequences:
- a CDS encoding NAD(P)/FAD-dependent oxidoreductase — protein MSRWTGVLEKPGTMTHAGYHFPRRGINGAPVWYARMPSPARVNHGTYNRIVIWDILIIGAGPAGLSAALFTRMRRMSTLLLDTAVAGGQLASLYPKKPVHDYPSYTYVMGEDLGKNFVDQANHMGAEIREREHVTMIRRDDEQNLIRVTSTKGEHEARSVIVATGGGAFEPRKINKPGEAELKGKGLFYGMPDVEASKGKRVLIIGGGDSALESALSVKDVADVTLIHMLDKWQGMDTYVEEIQASKIRTMTARSRRWS, from the coding sequence ATGAGCCGGTGGACGGGTGTTTTGGAAAAGCCGGGGACCATGACCCACGCAGGGTATCACTTCCCCCGTCGTGGGATCAACGGGGCCCCCGTGTGGTATGCTCGCATGCCTTCTCCCGCTCGCGTCAACCATGGAACGTATAATCGAATCGTGATCTGGGACATCCTCATCATCGGAGCCGGGCCGGCCGGACTTTCGGCGGCGCTCTTCACCCGCATGCGCCGGATGTCGACGCTCCTGCTCGACACGGCGGTGGCAGGGGGACAGCTCGCCTCGCTCTACCCCAAGAAGCCGGTCCACGACTACCCTTCCTATACCTACGTGATGGGCGAGGACCTGGGGAAGAACTTCGTGGACCAGGCGAATCACATGGGCGCGGAGATTCGCGAGCGCGAGCACGTGACCATGATCCGTCGGGACGACGAGCAGAACCTGATCCGCGTCACTTCGACCAAGGGAGAGCACGAGGCTAGGAGCGTGATCGTGGCGACCGGGGGCGGGGCGTTCGAGCCCCGAAAAATCAACAAGCCCGGCGAGGCCGAGCTCAAGGGCAAGGGTCTCTTCTACGGAATGCCCGACGTGGAGGCGAGCAAGGGGAAACGCGTGCTCATCATCGGCGGCGGCGACAGCGCGCTGGAATCGGCGTTGTCGGTCAAGGACGTCGCCGACGTGACGCTGATCCACATGCTGGACAAGTGGCAGGGCATGGACACCTACGTCGAGGAGATCCAGGCCTCCAAGATCCGCACCATGACGGCAAGGTCGAGACGGTGGTCGTGA
- a CDS encoding metallophosphoesterase family protein, with amino-acid sequence MIREPDLEGPIAFLGGLYSNHIALRAVLADARRRGARRIFCLGDLGGFGPNPGKIYPILEEFRVTTVAGNYDESLAMGLPDCGCGYTHPSDNFFAQLSYDYTNRRTTDAERERLAALPKSIRFTRGGRRHLLCHGSPRRINEFLWDSACSDAFLMRLLREAGAETILCAHTGIHWQRTLVDGGLFVNAGAVGRPANDGRTEVWYAFFGAGRHEAEFVPVAYDFEALAREMEEEGLPAEFVETIRTGWWTTCLEILPARERARGKF; translated from the coding sequence CTGATCCGCGAACCCGACCTCGAAGGCCCGATCGCGTTCCTCGGAGGCCTCTACAGCAATCACATCGCGCTCCGCGCCGTCCTCGCCGACGCGCGGCGCCGCGGCGCCAGGCGGATTTTCTGTCTCGGCGATCTCGGCGGGTTCGGTCCCAATCCCGGAAAGATCTACCCGATCCTCGAAGAGTTTCGCGTGACCACGGTCGCGGGAAACTACGATGAATCGCTCGCGATGGGGCTCCCCGACTGCGGCTGCGGCTATACGCACCCCTCCGACAACTTCTTCGCGCAGCTTTCCTACGACTACACGAACCGCCGCACGACCGACGCGGAGCGCGAGCGGCTCGCGGCGCTCCCGAAGTCGATCCGCTTCACCCGCGGCGGGCGGCGCCACCTCCTCTGCCACGGGTCTCCACGCAGGATCAACGAGTTCCTCTGGGATTCGGCGTGCTCGGACGCGTTTCTGATGCGGCTTCTGCGCGAGGCGGGCGCCGAGACGATTCTGTGCGCGCACACGGGGATCCATTGGCAAAGAACCCTGGTCGACGGCGGCCTCTTCGTGAACGCGGGGGCCGTGGGGAGGCCGGCCAACGACGGGCGCACCGAGGTCTGGTACGCGTTTTTTGGGGCGGGGCGCCACGAGGCGGAATTCGTCCCGGTCGCCTACGACTTCGAAGCGCTCGCGCGCGAAATGGAAGAGGAGGGGCTTCCCGCCGAGTTCGTCGAGACGATCCGGACCGGTTGGTGGACGACCTGCCTGGAGATCCTGCCGGCGAGGGAGCGGGCCCGGGGGAAGTTCTGA
- a CDS encoding porin family protein: protein MNRTRFALAPFTFVLVTAFAAAAWATPSVGTLEISGGYAKSSLEAASPFSTDSPSGGISFGAGYFRSIAPKTSWGIEAAYDNLGSIDWTDGTDNYTSSVSMVRVTPEFRMNFGAPVGPSFFAQAGGGYYGVSVKEADNTTSTELSASDGKFGFNFGAGVGFPMGPKTKLNIQGNYHSVSTEGQSTNYLGFRAGLALNL from the coding sequence ATGAATCGGACTCGGTTTGCCTTGGCTCCATTCACGTTCGTGTTGGTCACGGCGTTTGCCGCAGCGGCTTGGGCTACGCCCAGCGTAGGCACGCTGGAAATCAGCGGTGGCTACGCGAAGTCCTCGCTGGAAGCGGCCTCTCCTTTCTCCACCGATTCACCCAGCGGCGGGATCTCCTTCGGCGCTGGCTACTTCCGCAGCATCGCCCCCAAGACGTCGTGGGGCATCGAGGCCGCGTACGACAATCTAGGGTCCATAGACTGGACGGACGGCACGGATAACTACACCAGCTCCGTCAGCATGGTGCGCGTGACCCCGGAATTCAGGATGAATTTCGGCGCCCCGGTGGGCCCGAGCTTCTTCGCCCAGGCGGGTGGCGGTTACTACGGCGTGTCGGTCAAGGAAGCGGACAATACGACGTCGACCGAGCTGAGCGCCAGCGATGGGAAATTCGGCTTCAACTTTGGCGCGGGCGTCGGATTCCCGATGGGGCCGAAGACGAAGCTCAACATTCAGGGAAACTACCACTCGGTCTCGACCGAAGGGCAGAGCACGAACTATCTCGGCTTCCGCGCCGGGCTAGCGCTCAATCTGTAA
- a CDS encoding TldD/PmbA family protein → MPRQSAVDLAERIRIQAERSGAQEAETYLESGTTTEARLRQGQVELFQQSSILGLGLRVFRDRRMGFLYTTDLRETVLNELVNRTLALTNMATPRDENKITETLAVTQSDLELRDEAVVRLRPEDLIRFARTAEESAFAQDKRIQTTKDVRCGTAVAEVYFSNTYIARQTYRGTTVWLSATPVATQGSQRREGSFIDRKRFLADLARPEQIGQRAVERALAKLGGTPVPSARVPVVFSAEAAGVFLQGLFAAFSALNVLEQRSFLTGKLGQAIASPAVTIVDDGTMRRGLGSRYFDGEGGETNRTVAVDRGVLRQYLHSAATARRMNVPPTGNGLRSYDTLPAIGPTNFYIDYGSTGTDRLRREVDRGLYVTGLAGFGVDTVSGEYSQQVEGQWIEKGELTKPVEGVTVAGRLDEMLLGIDGVGTDLEFRSNVASPTIRFKELTVAGGA, encoded by the coding sequence ATGCCGAGACAGTCCGCGGTCGATCTCGCCGAAAGGATTCGGATCCAAGCCGAGCGCTCCGGCGCGCAGGAAGCGGAGACCTACTTGGAATCCGGCACGACCACCGAGGCGCGCCTGCGCCAGGGACAGGTCGAGCTGTTCCAGCAATCCTCGATCCTGGGCCTCGGGCTCCGGGTCTTTCGCGATCGGCGGATGGGGTTTCTCTACACGACCGATCTTCGCGAGACCGTGCTGAACGAGCTCGTCAACCGGACGCTGGCGCTCACCAACATGGCCACCCCGCGCGACGAGAACAAGATCACGGAGACCCTGGCGGTCACGCAGTCGGATCTGGAATTACGGGATGAGGCGGTCGTTCGGCTCCGCCCCGAGGATCTGATCCGGTTCGCGCGCACCGCGGAGGAGAGCGCGTTCGCACAGGACAAGAGGATCCAGACCACGAAGGACGTGCGCTGCGGCACTGCGGTGGCGGAGGTCTATTTCTCGAACACCTACATCGCGCGCCAGACCTATCGCGGGACGACGGTCTGGCTCTCGGCCACTCCGGTGGCGACCCAGGGGTCGCAGCGCAGGGAGGGCTCCTTCATCGACCGGAAACGCTTCCTGGCGGACCTCGCGAGGCCGGAGCAGATAGGGCAGCGCGCGGTGGAGCGCGCGCTCGCAAAGCTCGGGGGGACGCCTGTCCCTTCGGCCAGGGTGCCGGTCGTCTTCTCCGCGGAGGCCGCGGGGGTCTTCTTGCAGGGGCTCTTCGCGGCGTTCAGCGCGCTCAACGTGCTCGAGCAGCGCTCGTTCCTCACCGGGAAGCTGGGGCAAGCGATCGCTTCGCCCGCCGTCACGATCGTCGACGACGGAACGATGCGGCGCGGTCTCGGGAGCCGCTATTTCGACGGCGAAGGGGGAGAGACCAACCGCACGGTGGCGGTGGATCGGGGCGTCTTGCGCCAATACCTCCACTCGGCCGCAACCGCGCGAAGGATGAACGTTCCTCCCACGGGAAACGGGCTGCGCTCCTACGACACGCTCCCGGCGATAGGGCCGACCAACTTCTACATCGACTACGGCTCCACCGGGACGGACAGGCTCCGGCGGGAAGTGGACCGGGGCCTCTACGTCACCGGGCTCGCCGGGTTCGGCGTGGATACCGTTTCGGGGGAATACTCGCAGCAGGTGGAAGGGCAGTGGATCGAGAAAGGAGAGCTGACCAAGCCGGTCGAGGGCGTGACCGTCGCGGGGCGGCTCGACGAGATGCTGCTCGGGATCGACGGCGTCGGCACGGATCTCGAGTTCCGATCCAACGTGGCCTCGCCCACGATCCGATTCAAGGAGCTGACGGTGGCGGGAGGGGCGTAG
- a CDS encoding NAD(P)/FAD-dependent oxidoreductase, whose amino-acid sequence MGVVGQGRRRRDADPHAGQVAGHGHLRRGDPGLQDPHHDGKVETVVVKNKKSEETQELPIDLVSINIGFLMDTKVIRSWGLELEGNQIKVDNIMNTNIKGVLSCGDIATYPGKYKLLITACSEGAAAANTAYIYVKQPKKFTVGELYAAPKEEGDTQPKPSESPA is encoded by the coding sequence ATCGGCGTTGTCGGTCAAGGACGTCGCCGACGTGACGCTGATCCACATGCTGGACAAGTGGCAGGGCATGGACACCTACGTCGAGGAGATCCAGGCCTCCAAGATCCGCACCATGACGGCAAGGTCGAGACGGTGGTCGTGAAAAACAAGAAGAGCGAGGAGACGCAGGAGCTCCCGATCGATCTGGTCTCGATCAACATCGGATTCCTCATGGACACGAAGGTGATCCGCTCGTGGGGGCTCGAGCTCGAGGGGAATCAGATCAAGGTAGACAACATCATGAACACGAACATCAAAGGCGTGCTCTCGTGCGGAGACATCGCGACGTACCCCGGCAAGTACAAGCTCCTGATCACCGCGTGCAGCGAGGGGGCAGCCGCGGCGAATACCGCCTACATCTACGTGAAGCAGCCGAAGAAATTCACGGTGGGCGAGCTCTACGCGGCGCCAAAGGAGGAGGGGGACACACAGCCCAAGCCGTCGGAGTCGCCGGCCTGA
- a CDS encoding MFS transporter has protein sequence MPRRVIAEYLRRVRGAGRNARLYLYGLFLWGLGQSIFSLLFNLYLRELGWSDSGIGQILSKVSLGAAVAALPVAFLFRRVATRRLLVVAGALAALTYLLQGTLAAPEWLLLAAFVSGMVVTIFRLSIAPVVMREVSAESRPYLFSGAFTVLFLSAIVGSMLGGALPHLFHLLTGSTRLTLRWSLWAACALTLLASIPFHRMETAGPSPGKGMPPTAWDQIRELAEVDWGLQLKLALPATLIGLGAGLIIPFLNLYFRDRFGLTPAGIGVLFSVMQGFMVAGNLFGPAVSRRLGLVRGVVLTQLASVPFMVALALSGSFPVVVASFFLRSGLMNMNQPLTTHFAMEVVPEREHAITNSLLSLAWFVAWSVSADIGGTLIERRGYTEPLLLAALLYVLASVLYWLFFHRVAEVRVPRSEVELPDA, from the coding sequence TTGCCGCGCCGCGTGATCGCGGAGTACCTCCGTCGGGTCCGCGGCGCCGGTAGGAACGCGCGGCTCTACCTCTACGGCCTCTTCCTCTGGGGATTGGGCCAGTCGATCTTCTCGCTTCTCTTCAATCTATACCTGCGCGAGCTGGGGTGGAGCGATTCCGGCATCGGGCAGATCCTCTCCAAGGTCTCGCTCGGCGCCGCGGTCGCGGCCCTGCCCGTCGCGTTTCTCTTCCGCCGCGTCGCCACCCGGCGGCTTCTGGTCGTCGCGGGGGCGCTCGCCGCGCTCACCTATCTACTCCAAGGGACCCTCGCCGCGCCGGAATGGCTGCTCCTCGCGGCATTCGTCTCCGGCATGGTCGTGACGATCTTCCGGCTCTCCATCGCCCCCGTCGTGATGCGCGAGGTGAGCGCCGAATCGCGCCCGTATCTCTTCAGCGGGGCCTTCACCGTGCTTTTCCTGTCGGCGATCGTGGGCTCCATGTTGGGAGGCGCGCTGCCGCACCTCTTTCACCTCCTGACCGGGAGCACCCGGCTGACGCTGAGATGGTCGCTCTGGGCGGCGTGCGCGCTGACGCTCCTCGCGTCGATCCCGTTTCATCGAATGGAAACGGCCGGCCCCTCGCCGGGGAAGGGAATGCCGCCGACCGCCTGGGATCAGATCCGCGAGCTGGCCGAGGTGGACTGGGGGCTCCAGCTCAAGCTCGCGCTGCCGGCCACGCTCATCGGCCTGGGGGCCGGGCTCATTATTCCGTTTCTCAATCTCTACTTCCGCGACCGGTTCGGGCTGACGCCGGCCGGAATCGGGGTGCTCTTCTCGGTGATGCAGGGATTCATGGTGGCGGGGAATCTTTTCGGTCCGGCGGTGTCACGCCGGCTCGGGCTCGTGCGCGGCGTCGTATTGACCCAGCTCGCGTCCGTTCCCTTCATGGTGGCGCTCGCCCTTTCGGGCTCCTTCCCGGTCGTGGTCGCGTCCTTTTTTCTCCGGAGCGGCCTCATGAACATGAACCAGCCGCTCACCACCCACTTCGCGATGGAGGTTGTGCCCGAGCGCGAGCACGCGATCACGAACAGCCTGCTTTCGCTCGCCTGGTTCGTGGCCTGGAGCGTGAGCGCCGATATCGGCGGCACCCTGATCGAACGCCGCGGGTACACCGAGCCTCTCCTCCTGGCAGCTCTTCTCTATGTCCTCGCCTCGGTCCTCTATTGGCTTTTCTTCCATAGGGTTGCGGAGGTGAGGGTCCCCCGGTCCGAGGTCGAGCTACCCGACGCCTGA